Part of the Virgibacillus necropolis genome, ATACAGTGTAACTGAATGAATGGCGGTGAGGAATTTCCTTTAACATACTAACCGCCTCTTTCACCGTTGCACAACGTTCCAAAATGATACGCCCAATCATGTTACAAATAAAGCCGTCACCAGGCTTTTTACGGTGCATAAAATTATAGCCCATGATTAACCCTTTTTCGTTCATACCATCCATACGACCTGTGATACGTTGCGATGGTCCAATCACAGCATATCCGCCATCTGTTGGTTGGTAAATCATAAATCGTCCTTCATATGTCCTCGGATGATAATCGTAGTTTCTGATCATGTAATCATTGCTTGTAAAAATAGAACATCCAGAACGTACATATTCCAACCGATAACCGCCGAATTCTTTCAAAACCTCGTCCATTGGCCATTCTAATGCATCTCGAAGCCCAACAAGTTCATCCCACATGGCTGGTGCATATGGTGCAAGAGCCTCTTTGACGGATTTTTCATCTATGATAAAGCGCGCTTTACGTGTCTTCCATTGTTTCCGTCTATTCTTGATTGTGAGCGAATCTTTCAGTTCCTCGCCTTGTTTAATACCAAAATCATAATGGCTTCCTCGAAATTGTAAAATATCGCTATATATTTTTTTCATTCGTATTACCCCACTTAATTTTTTTTGCTATTACCATAGTTTAATGGATTTTAAAAAATAATAAAACGAAATTGTTTAGGTGACTTTTGAAACTATTGACCGTCATCATACGTACGAACAGATGAAAACTATACTAGTAGGAGTGAAGTAACTATTATGACGGGAATTTTGCTAACAGCTATTTTATCATTCATTTTGTATGTAGTCTTATCGATTATACTTATCGTTAAGAATAAGATTAAGAAAAAGAGAAAAATAACCACGCAACATGCGGCATTCATTTTTGCTTTGTTATTCATCATTGCAAGTATCGCAAACTATTTTATTTTACTTCCAATAACCATTCCCAATATGGTCATTGCAAATCTTGTGATAGCAGTTATCGGAATCTTTTTGTTATATGGAATGACACAAACACCAGGAAAAAATAAGCGTAGCGGGCCATTCGAGGCAGCGTTAGGTTTAGTAGTAATTCTAGCAGTCTTAGCACTTCCAACTATTTTCGTACTAGGTATTTTTACGCTAGATAACTCGTATGAGTCTATTAATCAAAATGAAGTCGAAGAGGCAAAACCGTTAAGCAAGGATGATACACCAATTAGCGTATCCCCTGAGTTTGCACGAAACAAGACGCAAAAATCAATGAGTGTTATTCCGAACACTCAATTTTACGATCTTGGTAAGTTACAAGTCCAAACTCTAGAGAATGATGTTGTATTTGTCGGACCTGTTGAGTTTACCAGCTTTTGGAAATGGTTCCGCGGTAAGGAAACAGAAGGCTATTTCACTATTTCTGCAACAAACGTCAATGCACAGCCAGAATTTGTCGAAAGTAAAATGGAATATACAAATTCTAGCTATTTTAATAAAAACATCGAACGAGTGATTTATGGTGCTTACCCAAGTTACATTCGAAGTGGTGAAGCTCAAATAGAAGTAGATAAAAATGGTAAGCCTTGGTATGTCCAAACGTTATACAAACCAATTGGAATAACAAATAAACCAGACCTTCAAGATTTAAAGGTTGCGATTGTTGATCCAGTAGAAGGTGATGTTAAACTTTATGCAACAAGTGAAGCACCTGATTTTGTAGACGGATCTGTAAGCTCAGAAATGGCCACTGATGTAAATGAATACTTTGGTAAGTATGTCCACGGATGGCTGAACTCCATTTTTGGAAAGAAAGATGTAAAAATACCAAATGAATCTGGAACGGAAAGCAGTGTTACACCAATTTTCGATGAAAATGGTGACATGTTTTATTTTACTGATATGACATCGCCAAAAGAAAATATTGACTCTGCTCTAGGTTACACATTAATAAATGCTCGTACTGGCGACCTAACCTATTACAATAGTAAGAAGAATAGCGGCATAATGGATAGCACAGGAGCGAAGGAAATTGTAGATAAGGAATTTCCTGAGAAGAACTGGAAAGGATCAATGCCAGTTTTATATAACATTGATGGTAACCCTACTTGGATTGTGAATGTCCTCGATCCAAACGGACTCTTTAAAAAGTATGCTTATATCAAAGCATCCGATTCTGATTTCGTCGTATTTGGTGACACAGCACGTGAAACACTAGAAGCATACCGTCTGCAGTTACTACAGGATCCAAGTAATGTATCTTCTTCAGGCGAAACTCCTTTACAGAAGCGTTCTGGCGAAGTTAACCGTGTATTAGTTACTACACAAAACAATGGGCAAGTTGTTCAGTTTTTATTAAAAGGAGATAAAACTATTTATACGATAACCGCTGGGAAAGCTCCCCTTGCACTATTCTTGCAGGCAGGAGATAACGTACAATTAGAAGCAAACATTCGTGATAATGGCACTGGAATTGTAGAGACTATATCTATTGACGGATTAACGGAATAAAACGGAAAAACAAGAAGGATTGTCCCCATTTCGGGTTCAATCCTTCTTGTTTGTTTTTACCTGTGGTTCGGGACTGGATTGGCGGATATACAGTTAAATCGGCCGATAAAGTGAGACTTCATTCAGTAGGGGTTTTCTTCCAACCCCACTAATTTGATTTAACTGTTAGCGAAGGTTTTTTATGGTTTATAAGTTATTTACCCGCTTCCATTTCTTCAACCAAAATAGATAATTCTTCCCAGCGCTCCATTTTTTGTTCTAATTGATTTTCTACTTCTTCTTGTTGTTTATACAAATCTTGAACTTTCTCAAGATCGCTTCCAGCTCCAGCAATAGCTTCTTTCAAACTTTCTATCCGGGTTTCCAGCTCAGTAATTTGGTCTTCGATTTGATTCCATTCATTCTGATCATTATACGAAAGCTTTTTCTTTGCCTTTTTGCCAGATGAAGAAGGTTTCTCTTTCATTGGTGTAGATACTTTTTCAGTTTCCTGTTTCTCCAAATACTCACTGTAATTGCCATAAAAACGCGTAACTTCTGGCGTTTCAGATAACACCAATAGCTGATCAACCACTCTATCCAAGAAGTAGCGATCATGTGAGACGGTAATGACTACCCCTGGAAAATTTGCTAGGTAATCTTCTAGAATACTTAATGTTTCTGTGTCCAAGTCATTTGTTGGTTCATCCAAAAATAAAACATTAGGCTCAAGCATCAATATTTTTAATAAATATAGTCGACGCTTTTCTCCACCCGATAGCTTACGAATGTAGTTCCATTGCTCTGATCGTGGAAACAAAAAGCGTTCCAACATTTGTTCAGCTGTGATCACTTCCCCATCCTTTGTATGAATGACCTCAGCAACTTCTTTTATATAATCAATAACTCGTAAATCTTCATTAATTTCTTCATTTTCCTGCGTATAATAGCCAATTTTAACTGTTTCGCCAACATCAATTGTCCCAGTATCAGGATTCAGACGATTAGCCATTATGTTTAACAAGGTCGTTTTCCCAGAACCATTTGGACCAACGATTCCTAATCGTTCACCCGGTACAACTAAATAATCAAAGCTAGTGAACAATTGCTTATCACCAAAGTATTTTTCAATACCCGTCAATTCAAGGACTTTCTTGCCTAAACGTTTCGATCCTGCTTGAAATGCCACTTGATTTTTATTTGTATCAAAACTCTTTTCCTTCATATCCTCTACCCGATCAATCCGAGCTTTTTGCTTCGTTGATCGCGCTTTTGCTCCACGCCTTAACCACGCAATCTCACGCCTTAAGATATTCTCATGTTTTTGCTGACTACTTTCTTCTAATTCTTCACGTTCCGCTTTTTTTTCAAGAAACGATTCATAATTCCCTGTGTACTTATAAAGATTGCCTTTATTTAATTCATACATATGATTCGTTACACGATTTAAAAAATATCGATCATGCGTAACAAGTAGCATTGCGCCACGATACGATGCAAGAAACTTCTCCAACCATTCAATTGTAGCGTGATCTAAATGGTTTGTTGGCTCATCTAATATCAATAAATCAGCGGGTTGAATTAATGCCTTAGCAATTGCGACTCGTTTCTTTTGTCCCCCTGACAAATCAGTCACCTGCTTATTAAAGTCTGTGATTCCAAGTTTCGTCAGAACTGTTTTTGCGGTTGTATTTGCTTCCCATGCTTTGTTTTCATCCATTTTTTGTTGCGTAGTTAGCATACGTTTTTGCGCGGTTTGACTGGTTGGATTTTCCATGAGTTCAAGAAGTGTACGTTCGTATTCCCGCATCGTTTTCATGATCACCGAATCACCAAAATAGATTTGTTCAATCACTGTTAATTCTGGATCTAGAACAGGGTCTTGGGATAGGTACTCAATATGGTAATCTTTCGCATGTTTCACAAGACCACTTTCGGGTGTTTCAATCCCAGCAATAACTTTTAAAAAGGTTGATTTTCCAGTCCCATTGACACCAATAAGTCCAATACGATCATTTTCTTTTATAGTACAAGAAACCTCATTAAATAAAATCTTTTCGCCATATGATTTTACAACATTTTCAACAGTAAGCATTTCAACATTCCTCATTTCGAACTTCACTCTATCCATTAGTATAAGGGAATATATAGCATGTGGAAAGTAAACAACAAACACGCGAGCATAATCGCCCGCGTGCTTTTAGAGTTTTTCATCTTTTGTTCCCTTAATGCGCTGTTTTATATAAATTACAATCAAAAATAACAGCCAGGAAGTAACACAATAAAAAAGAATCTTACTTGTTGGTTGCATATCATTAAAAAAGAATGCCATTCCCATCCATATAAATCCTAAGCCTATTATTTGATATAACACTAATTTCATCGATCTTTCCCTCCACTGATGGAACATCTCTATTTAGTATTGTATCGTATTTAGATTCGAATTTCTATCGACAATACTATAAAGCTTTAATTAGGTTTGCCATTTCAATGGCGGCAACTGCTGATTCTGACCCCTTATTTCCAGCCTTTGTTCCGGAACGTTCAATTGCCTGTTCAATCGTTTCTGTTGTAAGCACGCCAAATATGACAGGTTTACCTGATTGAGACGATGCCTGCGAGACCCCTTTTGCCGCTTCCCCGCATACATAATCAAAATGAGGTGTTGCTCCTCGAATAACGGCCCCAAGTGTGATAACTGCATCATATTTTTCATTCATCGCCATTTTGTTTGCAACCAATGGAATTTCAAATGCACCTGGCACCCATGCGACATCGATATTTTGCTCACTCATACCATGTCTTTTTAATGTACCGATTGCACCCTCTAACAATTTGCTCGTAATAAAATCATTAAACCTTCCTACAACAATACCAATCGTTAAGTCTGTAGCTACTAATTTCCCTTCAAATGTCTGACCCATAGTTACCATCTCCTCATTATTAATTGTGTAGTTCTAATAAGTGTCCCATTTTGCTATATTTCGTTTGCATATATGGCATATTGACTTCGTTGTATGTGGTTGTTAGTGGAATTCGTTTCTTAATCACAATTCCATATAACTCCAATGCCGTTATTTTTTCAGGGTTATTTGTTAAAACTTTTACTTGGTTGATGCCTAAGTCTTGTAAGATTTGTGCACTAAGCAGATAATCTCGACTATCAGCTGCAAAACCTAACTGCTCGTTTGCCTCGACCGTATCATAACCCTCTTCCTGTAGCTTATATGCTTTGAGTTTGTTTAAAAGCCCAATACCACGGCCTTCCTGACGCATATATATCAATACACCACTGCCTGCTGATTCAATTTCAGCTAAAGCCTGGTGTAATTGAGGGCCACAATCACAACGCTTGGAGGCAAAGACATCACCAGTTAGACATTCTGAATGAACTCTCAATAATGTAGGTTTTTCTGGATCAATTTCACCCTTCACAAGAGCTATGTGTTCTTTCCCATCAATATCATTGGAGTAACCAAAAACTTTAAAATCACCAAATTCTGTTGGCAATTTTGTTTCTACCTCACGCTTCACATGCTTTTCATTTTTTTTACGATAAGCAACTAATTCCTCGATTGATACTATTTTCAAATCAAGGCGGTCAGCCATTTCCACTAAGTCTGGAACGCGTGCCATGGTCCCGTCTTCTTTGATAATTTCACAGATCACACCTGACGGATTTGCACCGCTGAGTTTTGCTAAATCAATCGATGCCTCTGTATGCCCTTGTCTAGTTAACACACCACCATCTTTAGCTACTAATGGAAACACATGTCCAGGCCGCTTAAACTCCTTCGCATGACTATTCGGATTTGCCAATGCCTGAATGGTTTTTGATCGTTCAGCAGCACTAATTCCAGTTGTAGACTCCTGATGATCCACACTCACTGTAAAGGCTGTACCCAACGGATCAGAGCTATTATTAGTCATCATCGACAAATTCAGTTTGTTAGCGATTTCCTCTGAGATCGATGTACAGACAAGACCTTTTCCATGTGTAATCATAAAATTAATCGTTTCTGGTGTTGCCATATCAGATAAAGCAACAAAGTCCCCTTCATTTTCTCTATCCTCATCATCCACTACGATGACAGATTTGCCTTGTTTTAAATCATTTATTGCCTCTTCAATTGTATGAAACATAATGACATCTCCTTATAGATATCCGTTATTTGTTAAAAATGCTTGATTAATCCCGCTGTTACCGGTTTCTGTTTGTTTAATCATCTGCCCAACATATTTCGCTAACATATCACATTCAATGTTAACGATAGACCCTACTGTTTTTTCACCTAAAACCGTTTGGGCCACAGTGTGTGGGATCAACGAGATAGTCAATGTCTGATCGTTCACTTCGAATACAGTCAAACTTACCCCATCAACAGCTATTGATCCCTTTTTTAGTAAATAGGATTGGAGCTCTACAGGAACTTCTATATCATAGTAAATCGCATTCTCCTGCTTTTCTTTTCTGGTAATTTTGCCCGTTCCATCGATATGACCTGAAACAAAATGGCCTCCAAACCGCCCATTCGCATGCATAGCTCGTTCTAAATTAACTGCTGAGCCAGATTTTAATGTATTAAGTGACGTTGCTTTTATCGTTTCAGGCATTACATCTACACTAAATTTATTTGCATCGAATGTAGTAACGGTCAAACAAATACCATTCACTGAAATGCTGTCACCAATTTTCATATCTGAGTTAATTGTTTTTGCATGGATTGTTAGCTCCACTGAATTTGCTGACTGTCTTTCTATCTTTTTAACCTGACCGAGTTCTTCAATAATTCCAGTAAACATGTTTATATCACCTCTTTAGGTACGGAAATAATTTTGATATCATCGCCGAGCATTTCGACTGATTTAATACTTAACTGTAGGGCTTCTTTTAGTGATTCGATGCCAGAGCCTGCAAATGAAGTAGGTGCGTCTTCACCACCAATTAACTTAGGTGCCATATATGTGATGACCTGCTGAACCACTTTTGCATTTAGAAAACTTCCGTTGACTCCTGATCCGCCTTCCACATATAGGGTCATGATCCCTTCCCTCCCTAGATAACGAAGAACTGGATCAATCTCAATTGTTTCCGTTTCTAGTTGAATAACTCTTGCATCTGTATTAGTTGTGAAAAAATTTATCTTGTCCTGTGATACCCCATTTGCAACAAAAATCCACGTTTCCGCTTCACCGTCTGTTACCATTTTCGCTTCTTGAGGGGTTCTCAGATGCGTATCTAAAATAATGCGTAATGGATTCCTTCCTCCATTCGGTAATCTTGTTGTGAGCTTGGGATCATCAGCAATTACCGTATTTACGCCAACTAAAATCGCATCATTTTCATGTCGATAATGGTGAACATCAAGTCTTGCCTTCTCACCCGTGATCCACTTACTTTCACCAGTTATTGTAGCAGTCTTACCATCAAGACTTGTCGCAGATTTCAATGTTACATATGGCGTTTGACTAGCTGCATAGTGAAAAAATGGACCGTATAACTCTTCAGCTTTTTCATTTCCTACACCAGTATCTACTGTTATATTGGCCTTTTGTAACTTTTCAATTCCTTTACCTGCTACTTTTGGGTTTCTGTCCACTGTCGCGATAATGACTCGCTTTATTCCACTTTTAATAATGGCATCTGCGCATGGCGGAGTTTTTCCGTAGTGACTGCAAGGCTCAAGTGTTACATAAATGCTCGCATTATAAGCTTTATCTCCCGCCATCTCTAAAGCATGAACCTCCGCATGTGCAGAGCCTGCTTGTAAATGCGCCCCAATACCTACAATTGATCCATCCTTTACAATCACAGCACCTACAGGCGGATTTGGACTCGTTTGACCTTGTACAGATTTAGCAAGATCTAATGCAACATCCATATATCCCTCATCATTCATGTGCATTATCCTTTCTTTTTTAACAAAATAAAAAGCCCCTGAATAAGCTTCAAGGGCGTAATGGTAGAATTTATAGGTATCGTAAAATAAGCATTCTTTTTAAATGAAATGCAACGTACAGAAACATAAGCTATTAATTTACACACAAAAACCGTGTATGATAATATCACGAATGTACTGCTACCTAGAAATCCCTTCTCCCATCCAGACTTTAACTGTCGGCTCTGGAGTTTCACCAGATCCACCGCTTGGTTATAGGAATAACCGCACGGGTCACGGACTAAGAAGCAAGATACTTCATCACCGCCGATTGGGAATTTCACCCGACCCCGAAGGAATTAATAATATAATGTTATAGTGTGTGTTCAAAAAGTCGGCAAATTAAAAACAAGAAGTTCAAGGCGCGAAGATTTTGAGGACCGGAACGTATGCTTTTAATACGTGAGGACCGGAAAAACTGCGCAACGAAGAAATTCGCCGTTTATCATTTGGTGACTTTTTGAACATCCTCTTAAGGTTATTTATATAGTAAACCTGATTAAATCGCAACTATTTAGCTTAAGTAATTTTATTTTTAAACTAACTTTTTCAGATAGATAGCTAAAGAAATTAGTACACAGAAATAAGTAATCTATCGCAATTCCTGTTTCCTATTTTCTTTCCTTCTATTTTGGTTTTGTATAAGTTTTAGCTTGCAAACTATCAGATAACCCTTTTGTTGTAGGGTCGTTAAGTGCATTCCAAACACTTAGGATTACCATTGCAACTACATATGGATTAGAAATAGAGTCCCACAATAAATTAATCAGTTTGCCCCATGTAGTTAATTCTTCCGCTGCAATTCCTGCGTAAGCCAGCATTGGTAAAATAATAGACAATATAAGCTGAGTGATAAAGATAGGATTTTTAAAACGAACTTTTAAATTCATTAACACAGCCTCCTTTATGGTGGATTAATAAAGCTATCCCTATTAACTCTTTGTAAGAAGCACTCTAATAGGAAGGGGCCTGTATAAAATACAGCCCCCTAGGAAAATTAATATTTTTTATGATCGTGATCTGCAACAGGTTGAAATTCATTTGCAGGGATTGGGGTAATAGGATCTAAACAAGTAATTGCAAGAAAGTGCTTTAAATCTACTGTTATACAAATACCAGTAGCTTGAAAGTCAGTAATCGGGTAATCTGCTGGGAAAAACGGACAAACCTTACTTACTGTATCCATCTTACATTCTGGTGGGTCACATTCCTCTGTAACAGGAACCAATAACTCCAACCTCACACAACAGTCACTACCTTTCACGAAGTTTTTAGCCCGGAAAATTGGGGTTTCTACACAGCCAAAGAAACTCCCGTTATCACCTCTAGGTGCCTGGAATACTCCACTTCCTATAAACGGCTCACAAGTCCCGCCACAATAAAGAATAAATGGGACTGTTGTATTTGCAGGACCCATTTGATTTCCTCTTGATAATAATTGATGGATGGACCTATCGCACCCTGAGGAGCAACCATTTCCTCCAACTTCATCCTGCACTTCAACAATACGTTTTACCACATCACATACACATTCATCCGAATATCGCTTAGATTTAACGGAATTAACATTTTCTCTACACTTAGAATTCTTAGACTTACTCACAGAATCTCTCCTTATCCTTAGGTTAATTTATATCCCTATTAATATATGTAAACCTTTAAAATGAGCCTGTTTATGAGTCTATTTCTAGTGAAAATGAGCAAGTTGTCCCGATAATACTAGTGAAATGTGTAGATGCATTAGGGGTTACGCCGATTCAATTTGTTAAGGGAGACATAAATATAGTATAAATCGATACAAGTCTTGTTTGATTTACCCATGAATAGTACCCTTTTAAAAAGCCAGCTGATCCCTGGCTTTTTTTTCTGTTAACATAGGAAAAAAATTAGTAAACTGCTTTTTCAAACTCTTGTTGACAGTCAAACCGAAAGAGAGCAGAAAATCACTAGCTTTTGGAATTTCAAAAAAAACAAAATGATAAGGCACTTTACGTGTAAAATAGTACCTAAATGCTTATAAAGGAGTTGTATTCATGTCCTTACCAAAAGGTAAATCAAATTGTATTACGGATATATCTGGCATCAAAGTAGGCCATGTCACGTTATATGAAAACATTAATGACACAGACACTATCTGTACCGGCGTTACCGCAATCCTTCCTCATAGTGGCAACAGTTTCATGAAAAAAACTCGTGCATCAAGTCATGTAATCAATGGCTATGGAAAAACGAATGGATTAATTCAATTAGATGAACTTGGATTATTAGAATCACCTATTATGCTAACAAATACGTTTAGTATTGGTGCTGTTACGCAAGGTACACTTCAATATATGCTCAATCAAAACGAAGAAATTGGGGATTCGACTAGCTCTATTAATCTTGTTGTAGGTGAATGTAATGACAGTTTTCTAAATTCGATGCGCATTCCAGCTATTAAACCTGAACATGCAATACAAGCTATCAAAAATGCGAGTTCAAATCCTATTGAGCAAGGTGCAGTTGGGGCAGGAAAAGGTATGATGTGCTTTGGGCACAAGGGTGGAATAGGAACCGCATCACGACTGGTTGCTTCCGGTAATCAAGCGTACACTGTCGGGTGTTTGGTGTTAAGTAACTTCGGAAAACCAGCTGATGCATTATTTGCAGATTTAGTAAACATAGAAGTAGATTCACCTGATGGATCAATCATGATAATTATCGCTACAGATGCTCCACTTTACGATCGACAGTTAAAGAGGTTAGCCAAACGTTGTGCAGCTGGCCTCGGGCGAACTGGTAGTCATATCGATAATGGAAGTGGTGACATTGCGATTGCTTTTTCAACCGCCAATCCATATGAACATACTTCTGAACAAGCTACCGAATCCACGGACTTCATTCGGGATGACCACACAATAATGAATAAAC contains:
- a CDS encoding C45 family autoproteolytic acyltransferase/hydolase; its protein translation is MKKIYSDILQFRGSHYDFGIKQGEELKDSLTIKNRRKQWKTRKARFIIDEKSVKEALAPYAPAMWDELVGLRDALEWPMDEVLKEFGGYRLEYVRSGCSIFTSNDYMIRNYDYHPRTYEGRFMIYQPTDGGYAVIGPSQRITGRMDGMNEKGLIMGYNFMHRKKPGDGFICNMIGRIILERCATVKEAVSMLKEIPHRHSFSYTVLDKNEETFVVEATPRGVEAYQSNVCTNHFDVLKHENRHHLDDSYKRMNAINAQKGNVSNGYEAFRMMNDMDKGVFSSDYRNWSGTIHTSGYFSKERKVWFALGGDREPVVFDFAKWLAGEKIYTKRIMGEVDTDLPFAHMD
- a CDS encoding DNA-binding protein — encoded protein: MTGILLTAILSFILYVVLSIILIVKNKIKKKRKITTQHAAFIFALLFIIASIANYFILLPITIPNMVIANLVIAVIGIFLLYGMTQTPGKNKRSGPFEAALGLVVILAVLALPTIFVLGIFTLDNSYESINQNEVEEAKPLSKDDTPISVSPEFARNKTQKSMSVIPNTQFYDLGKLQVQTLENDVVFVGPVEFTSFWKWFRGKETEGYFTISATNVNAQPEFVESKMEYTNSSYFNKNIERVIYGAYPSYIRSGEAQIEVDKNGKPWYVQTLYKPIGITNKPDLQDLKVAIVDPVEGDVKLYATSEAPDFVDGSVSSEMATDVNEYFGKYVHGWLNSIFGKKDVKIPNESGTESSVTPIFDENGDMFYFTDMTSPKENIDSALGYTLINARTGDLTYYNSKKNSGIMDSTGAKEIVDKEFPEKNWKGSMPVLYNIDGNPTWIVNVLDPNGLFKKYAYIKASDSDFVVFGDTARETLEAYRLQLLQDPSNVSSSGETPLQKRSGEVNRVLVTTQNNGQVVQFLLKGDKTIYTITAGKAPLALFLQAGDNVQLEANIRDNGTGIVETISIDGLTE
- a CDS encoding ABC-F family ATP-binding cassette domain-containing protein yields the protein MLTVENVVKSYGEKILFNEVSCTIKENDRIGLIGVNGTGKSTFLKVIAGIETPESGLVKHAKDYHIEYLSQDPVLDPELTVIEQIYFGDSVIMKTMREYERTLLELMENPTSQTAQKRMLTTQQKMDENKAWEANTTAKTVLTKLGITDFNKQVTDLSGGQKKRVAIAKALIQPADLLILDEPTNHLDHATIEWLEKFLASYRGAMLLVTHDRYFLNRVTNHMYELNKGNLYKYTGNYESFLEKKAEREELEESSQQKHENILRREIAWLRRGAKARSTKQKARIDRVEDMKEKSFDTNKNQVAFQAGSKRLGKKVLELTGIEKYFGDKQLFTSFDYLVVPGERLGIVGPNGSGKTTLLNIMANRLNPDTGTIDVGETVKIGYYTQENEEINEDLRVIDYIKEVAEVIHTKDGEVITAEQMLERFLFPRSEQWNYIRKLSGGEKRRLYLLKILMLEPNVLFLDEPTNDLDTETLSILEDYLANFPGVVITVSHDRYFLDRVVDQLLVLSETPEVTRFYGNYSEYLEKQETEKVSTPMKEKPSSSGKKAKKKLSYNDQNEWNQIEDQITELETRIESLKEAIAGAGSDLEKVQDLYKQQEEVENQLEQKMERWEELSILVEEMEAGK
- the ribH gene encoding 6,7-dimethyl-8-ribityllumazine synthase — encoded protein: MGQTFEGKLVATDLTIGIVVGRFNDFITSKLLEGAIGTLKRHGMSEQNIDVAWVPGAFEIPLVANKMAMNEKYDAVITLGAVIRGATPHFDYVCGEAAKGVSQASSQSGKPVIFGVLTTETIEQAIERSGTKAGNKGSESAVAAIEMANLIKAL
- a CDS encoding bifunctional 3,4-dihydroxy-2-butanone-4-phosphate synthase/GTP cyclohydrolase II, whose amino-acid sequence is MFHTIEEAINDLKQGKSVIVVDDEDRENEGDFVALSDMATPETINFMITHGKGLVCTSISEEIANKLNLSMMTNNSSDPLGTAFTVSVDHQESTTGISAAERSKTIQALANPNSHAKEFKRPGHVFPLVAKDGGVLTRQGHTEASIDLAKLSGANPSGVICEIIKEDGTMARVPDLVEMADRLDLKIVSIEELVAYRKKNEKHVKREVETKLPTEFGDFKVFGYSNDIDGKEHIALVKGEIDPEKPTLLRVHSECLTGDVFASKRCDCGPQLHQALAEIESAGSGVLIYMRQEGRGIGLLNKLKAYKLQEEGYDTVEANEQLGFAADSRDYLLSAQILQDLGINQVKVLTNNPEKITALELYGIVIKKRIPLTTTYNEVNMPYMQTKYSKMGHLLELHN
- the ribE gene encoding riboflavin synthase, translating into MFTGIIEELGQVKKIERQSANSVELTIHAKTINSDMKIGDSISVNGICLTVTTFDANKFSVDVMPETIKATSLNTLKSGSAVNLERAMHANGRFGGHFVSGHIDGTGKITRKEKQENAIYYDIEVPVELQSYLLKKGSIAVDGVSLTVFEVNDQTLTISLIPHTVAQTVLGEKTVGSIVNIECDMLAKYVGQMIKQTETGNSGINQAFLTNNGYL
- the ribD gene encoding bifunctional diaminohydroxyphosphoribosylaminopyrimidine deaminase/5-amino-6-(5-phosphoribosylamino)uracil reductase RibD; protein product: MNDEGYMDVALDLAKSVQGQTSPNPPVGAVIVKDGSIVGIGAHLQAGSAHAEVHALEMAGDKAYNASIYVTLEPCSHYGKTPPCADAIIKSGIKRVIIATVDRNPKVAGKGIEKLQKANITVDTGVGNEKAEELYGPFFHYAASQTPYVTLKSATSLDGKTATITGESKWITGEKARLDVHHYRHENDAILVGVNTVIADDPKLTTRLPNGGRNPLRIILDTHLRTPQEAKMVTDGEAETWIFVANGVSQDKINFFTTNTDARVIQLETETIEIDPVLRYLGREGIMTLYVEGGSGVNGSFLNAKVVQQVITYMAPKLIGGEDAPTSFAGSGIESLKEALQLSIKSVEMLGDDIKIISVPKEVI
- a CDS encoding phage holin, yielding MNLKVRFKNPIFITQLILSIILPMLAYAGIAAEELTTWGKLINLLWDSISNPYVVAMVILSVWNALNDPTTKGLSDSLQAKTYTKPK
- a CDS encoding CotY/CotZ family spore coat protein, producing MSKSKNSKCRENVNSVKSKRYSDECVCDVVKRIVEVQDEVGGNGCSSGCDRSIHQLLSRGNQMGPANTTVPFILYCGGTCEPFIGSGVFQAPRGDNGSFFGCVETPIFRAKNFVKGSDCCVRLELLVPVTEECDPPECKMDTVSKVCPFFPADYPITDFQATGICITVDLKHFLAITCLDPITPIPANEFQPVADHDHKKY
- a CDS encoding DmpA family aminopeptidase yields the protein MSLPKGKSNCITDISGIKVGHVTLYENINDTDTICTGVTAILPHSGNSFMKKTRASSHVINGYGKTNGLIQLDELGLLESPIMLTNTFSIGAVTQGTLQYMLNQNEEIGDSTSSINLVVGECNDSFLNSMRIPAIKPEHAIQAIKNASSNPIEQGAVGAGKGMMCFGHKGGIGTASRLVASGNQAYTVGCLVLSNFGKPADALFADLVNIEVDSPDGSIMIIIATDAPLYDRQLKRLAKRCAAGLGRTGSHIDNGSGDIAIAFSTANPYEHTSEQATESTDFIRDDHTIMNKLFQAVIETTEEAVINSLKYAETTTGRSGRVVKKAIL